A window of Mesoplasma chauliocola contains these coding sequences:
- a CDS encoding folate family ECF transporter S component, which yields MLFWITNLIAGLLILLIFFIGIGIDKIHAKKFTVKNIALLGLIVALSIILTNVVGYSMVFGFRIMIGNFMIFFAGMIFGPLGGIVAGFCSDLVGSMINISGAFHFGFMFAKIFIGFCGSLVFLFKRNNWWFVKMIFFLILSLAITSFLITPICLVASGYTSLAAINFVKKIIILPIELMIFIPSIYACMKITSILLKSEISQPSRPWFLKSGELNFVLKKTKI from the coding sequence ATGCTATTTTGAATAACAAATTTAATAGCAGGCTTACTTATCCTCTTAATATTTTTCATTGGAATTGGAATAGATAAAATTCATGCTAAAAAATTCACAGTAAAAAATATTGCATTATTAGGTTTAATTGTTGCATTAAGTATTATTCTTACAAATGTTGTAGGTTATTCTATGGTATTTGGTTTTAGAATTATGATAGGTAACTTTATGATATTTTTTGCCGGAATGATATTTGGGCCACTTGGAGGAATTGTTGCTGGATTTTGTTCAGACTTGGTTGGATCAATGATAAATATAAGTGGAGCATTTCACTTTGGGTTTATGTTCGCTAAAATTTTTATTGGATTTTGTGGGTCATTAGTATTTTTATTTAAAAGGAATAATTGATGATTTGTGAAAATGATATTCTTTTTAATCTTAAGCTTAGCAATAACAAGTTTTCTAATTACACCAATTTGTTTAGTTGCAAGTGGTTATACTAGTTTAGCAGCGATAAATTTTGTAAAAAAAATAATTATTCTCCCTATTGAATTAATGATATTTATTCCAAGCATTTACGCATGTATGAAAATAACTAGCATTTTGCTAAAAAGCGAAATTAGTCAACCTTCAAGGCCTTGGTTTTTAAAAAGCGGAGAACTTAATTTTGTATTAAAAAAAACAAAAATTTAA